One window of Prionailurus bengalensis isolate Pbe53 chromosome B1, Fcat_Pben_1.1_paternal_pri, whole genome shotgun sequence genomic DNA carries:
- the ANKRD50 gene encoding ankyrin repeat domain-containing protein 50 isoform X2, translating to MKPPQQSLYLLVDSVDEGCNITEGEQTSTSLSGTVAELLAGHHEFFPPWLLLLCSARKQSKAVTKMFTGFRKISLDDLRKAYIVKDVQQYILHRLDQEEALRQHLTKETAEMLNQLHIKSSGCFLYLERVLDGVVENFIMLREIRDIPGTLNGLYLWLCQRLFVRKQFAKVQPILNVILAACRPLTITELYHAVWTKNMSLTLEDFQRKLDVLSKLLVDGLGNTKILFHYSFAEWLLDVKHCTQKYLCNAAEGHRMLAMSYTCQAKNLTPLEAQEFALHLINSNLQLETAELALWMIWNGTPVRDSLSTLIPKEQEVLQLLVKAGAHVNSEDDRTSCIVRQALEREDSIRTLLDNGASVNQCDSNGRTLLANAAYSGNLDVVNLLVSRGADLEIEDAHGHTPLTLAARQGHTKVVNCLIGCGANINHTDQDGWTALRSAAWGGHTEVVSALLYAGVKVDCADADSRTALRAAAWGGHEDIVLNLLQHGAEVNKADNEGRTALIAAAYMGHREIVEHLLDHGAEVNHEDVDGRTALSVAALCVPASKGHASVVSLLIDRGAEVDHCDKDGMTPLLVAAYEGHVDVVDLLLEGGADVDHTDNNGRTPLLAAASMGHASVVNTLLFWGAAVDSIDSEGRTVLSIASAQGNVEVVRTLLDRGLDENHRDDAGWTPLHMAAFEGHRLICEALIEQGARTNEIDNDGRIPFILASQEGHYDCVQILLENKSNVDQRGYDGRNALRVAALEGHRDIVELLFSHGADVNYKDADGRPTLYILALENQLTMAEYFLENGANVEASDAEGRTALHVSCWQGHLEMVQVLITYHADINAADNEKRSALQSAAWQGHVKVVQLLIEHGAIVDHTCNQGATALCIAAQEGHIDVVQVLLEHGADPNHADQFGRTAMRVAAKNGHSQIIKLLEKYGASTLNGCSPSPVHTMEQKPLQSASSKMQSLTIKSNSSGSTGGGDVQPSLRGLPNGPAHAFSSPSESPDSTVDRQKSSLSNNSLKSSKNSSLRTTSSTATAQTVPIDSFHNLSFTEQIQQHSLPRSRSRQSIVSPSSTTQSLGQSHNSPSSEFEWSQVKPSLKSTKTNKGGKSENSSKSGAAGKKAKQNNSSQPKVLEYEMTQFDKRGPTAKSGTSAPPKQTPAESQCKIMVPSTQQEIGRSQQQFLIHQQSGEQKKRNGIMTNPNYHLQSNQVFLGRVSVPRTIQDRGHQEVLEGYPSSETELSLKQALKLQIEGSDPSFNYKKETPL from the exons ATGAAGCCTCCCCAACAAAGCCTGTATCTACTTGTTGACTCTGTGGATGAAGGGTGTAACATTACCGAAGGTGAACAAACATCTACCAGCTTATCTGGAACTGTCGCGGAGCTCTTAGCTGGTCACCATGAGTTCTTTCCACCATGGCTATTGCTTCTGTGTTCTGCCCGAAAACAGAGTAAGGCTGTTACTAAAATGTTTACTG GTTTTCGAAAAATAAGTTTAGATGACCTTCGGAAAGCATACATCGTTAAGGATGTTCAGCAGTACATCCTTCATCGTTTAGATCAAGAAGAAGCTTTGCGACAACATCTCACTAAAGAAACTGCAGAGATGTTAAATCAACTTCACATTAAAAGCAGTGGATGCTTTCTTTATCTAGAACGAGTTCTAGACGGAGTTGtagaaaattttattatgttaagaGAGATTCGTGACATCCCAGGAACTCTTAATGGTCTGTATCTCTGGCTGTGTCAGAGACTTTTTGTAAGAAAACAGTTTGCAAAAGTCCAGCCCATTTTGAATGTGATTCTTGCAGCCTGCCGGCCTTTGACCATAACAGAATTGTATCATGCAGTCTGGACTAAAAATATGTCATTAACCTTGGAAGACTTTCAACGTAAGTTAGATGTCCTCTCCAAACTTCTTGTTGATGGACTAGGAAATACTAAAATACTGTTTCACTATAGTTTTGCAGAGTGGCTTCTGGATGTGAAACACTGCACTCAGAAGTATTTATGTAATGCAGCAGAAGGACACAGAATGTTGGCTATGAGTTATACCTGTCAAGCCAAGAATTTAACACCATTGGAAGCACAAGAATTTGCATTGCATTTAATTAATTCAAACTTGCAGTTAGAGACAGCTGAGTTAGCTCTCTGGATGATATGGAATGGTACACCTGTCAGAGATTCTCTGTCTACTTTAATACCCAAGGAACAAGAAGTGCTACAGCTGTTGGTTAAAGCTGGTGCGCACGTCAACAGTGAAGATGACCGCACATCATGCATAGTCCGACAAGCCTTAGAAAGAGAGGATTCCATTCGGACATTATTAGATAATGGAGCTTCAGTAAATCAATGTGATTCAAATGGGAGAACATTATTGGCTAATGCTGCATACAGTGGCAATCTTGATGTCGTGAATTTACTTGTCTCCAGGGGAGCAGATTTAGAGATAGAAGATGCTCATGGACATACACCACTTACCCTAGCTGCTAGACAAGGACATACCAAGGTGGTTAATTGTTTGATTGGGTGTGGAGCAAACATTAATCATACTGATCAAGATGGTTGGACAGCATTAAGATCTGCTGCTTGGGGTGGCCATACGGAGGTAGTTTCTGCACTACTTTATGCTGGCGTAAAAGTGGATTGTGCAGATGCTGATAGCCGAACAGCCTTGAGAGCAGCAGCGTGGGGAGGTCACGAGGATATTGTACTGAATTTGCTACAACATGGTGCTGAAGTCAACAAAGCTGATAATGAAGGTCGAACTGCATTGATAGCAGCAGCCTACATGGGACATAGAGAAATTGTGGAACACCTGCTGGACCACGGAGCAGAAGTGAATCATGAGGATGTCGACGGCAGGACCGCTCTCTCTGTAGCTGCACTTTGTGTGCCTGCAAGTAAAGGACATGCATCGGTTGTCAGTCTTTTAATTGACCGAGGTGCTGAAGTAGATCATTGTGATAAAGATGGCATGACTCCGTTGCTGGTAGCTGCTTATGAAGGACATGTCGATGTGGTTGACTTGCTTCTAGAAGGGGGAGCAGATGTAGACCATACAGATAACAACGGTCGCACACCCCTCCTAGCAGCAGCTTCTATGGGCCATGCGTCAGTTGTAAACACACTTTTGTTTTGGGGTGCAGCAGTGGATAGCATTGACAGCGAGGGCAGGACAGTCCTCAGCATAGCTTCAGCCCAAGGAAATGTGGAGGTTGTACGTACCCTACTGGATAGAGGGTTAGATGAAAATCACAGAGATGATGCTGGATGGACACCTTTGCATATGGCAGCTTTTGAAGGTCACAGATTAATATGTGAAGCACTTATTGAACAAGGTGCTAGAACAAATGAGATCGATAACGATGGACGAATACCTTTCATATTAGCTTCGCAAGAGGGTCATTATGATTGTGTTCAAATCTTATTGGAAAATAAATCCAACGTTGATCAGAGAGGTTATGATGGAAGAAATGCGCTGCGTGTTGCTGCGTTAGAAGGGCATAGGGACATTGTGGAATTACTTTTTAGCCACGGAGCTGACGTTAACTACAAAGATGCTGATGGTAGGCCTACACTTTATATTTTGGCCTTAGAAAACCAACTTACGATGGCTGAGTATTTTTTAGAAAACGGTGCAAATGTAGAAGCAAGCGATGCCGAAGGAAGGACAGCACTTCATGTTTCCTGCTGGCAAGGCCATTTGGAAATGGTGCAGGTTCTGATAACCTACCATGCTGACATCAACGCTGCAGACAATGAAAAGCGGTCTGCCTTGCAGTCTGCAGCTTGGCAGGGCCACGTAAAAGTGGTGCAGCTTCTGATTGAGCATGGTGCCATAGTTGACCATACGTGCAATCAAGGTGCGACTGCCCTCTGTATTGCAGCCCAGGAAGGGCACATTGATGTTGTGCAGGTTTTGTTAGAGCACGGTGCTGATCCAAACCATGCCGATCAATTCGGACGCACTGCTATGCGGGTTGCAGCCAAAAACGGACAttctcaaataattaaattattagaaaaatatggtGCATCTACTTTGAATGGCTGTTCCCCGTCTCCTGTTCATACAATGGAGCAAAAACCTCTACAATCGGCGTCTTCAAAAATGCAGTCATTAACAATTAAATCAAATAGTTCTGGCAGTACTGGTGGAGGGGATGTGCAGCCTTCACTGCGTGGTTTACCTAATGGGCCAGCTCATGCATTCAGTTCTCCTTCGGAATCTCCAGATTCTACAGTCGATCGTCAGAAGTCGTCATTGTCAAATAATTCCCTGAAAAGCTCAAAAAACTCATCTTTGAGAACTACTTCATCTACAGCAACAGCCCAAACAGTGCCAATTGATAGCTTTCATAACCTGTCATTTACAGAACAAATTCAGCAGCATTCATTGCCGCGCAGTAGAAGTCGACAGTCCATCGTTTCCCCGTCTTCCACAACACAGTCCCTGGGACAGAGCCATAATTCACCGAGTAGTGAATTTGAGTGGAGTCAAGTAAAACCCAGTTTGAAGTcaactaaaacaaataaagggGGGAAGTCAGAAAATTCCAGCAAATCGGGGGCAGCTGGAAAAAAGGCTAAACAAAATAATTCTTCACAGCCAAAGGTTTTAGAGTATGAAATGACTCAGTTTGATAAAAGAGGACCTACAGCCAAATCTGGTACTAGTGCACCCCCTAAACAGACGCCAGCAGAATCTCAGTGCAAAATTATGGTACCTTCAACTCAGCAAGAAATTGGTCGATCTCAACAGCAATTTCTTATTCATCAACAAAGTGgggagcagaagaagagaaatggaataatGACAAATCCCAATTACCATCTTCAGAGCAACCAGGTTTTTCTTGGTAGGGTTTCAGTCCCACGGACAATACAAGACAGAGGGCATCAGGAAGTGTTAGAGGGATATCCTTCCTCAGAGACGGAGTTAAGCCTTAAACAAGCCCTGAAGCTTCAGATCGAGGGTTCTGACCCTAGCTTCAACTATAAAAAGGAAACACCATTATAA